From a region of the Spelaeicoccus albus genome:
- the serA gene encoding phosphoglycerate dehydrogenase translates to MSQPVVLIAEELSPATIDALGPEFEIRRVDGSSRSDLLAALPDVDAVLIRSATAMDAEAIAAAPKLKVIARAGVGLDNVDVPAATDAGVMVVNAPTSNIISAAELTMAHILASARNVGAGNTSLKNGEWKRSKYTGVELFDKTLGIVGLGRIGALVTARAASFGMHVVAYDPYISAARASQMGVQLLELDELLQTADFITVHMPKTPETIGLIGADALTKVKPTARIINVARGGIVDEEALAAAVAEGRVGGAGIDVFAAEPTTSSPLFEHDSVVVTPHLGASTHEAQEKAGVSVAKSVRLALAGEIVPDAVNVAGGVIDEDVRPGIPLIERLGRTVTALAGRGVTALDVEVHGEISSLDVSALKLAALKGLFSDVVSEQVSYVNAGVLAERHGVEVRLLADGESEAFRNVLTLRAALPDGGQISVSGTLTGPKQIQKLIGVNGFDLEIGLSDHLLIFEYQDKPGVIGRLGNALGSVDINIAGMQVARDVEGGSALSVLAVDGQVSPDLIADLGREIGADRATAVNLEE, encoded by the coding sequence GTGTCGCAACCCGTCGTCCTCATTGCAGAAGAGCTTTCGCCGGCCACCATCGACGCCCTCGGACCGGAGTTCGAGATCCGTCGCGTGGACGGCTCGTCCCGTTCCGACCTGCTCGCTGCGCTGCCGGATGTCGACGCCGTCCTGATCCGGTCGGCCACCGCCATGGACGCCGAAGCCATTGCGGCCGCCCCGAAGCTCAAGGTGATCGCGCGCGCCGGCGTCGGCTTGGACAACGTGGACGTGCCGGCGGCCACGGACGCCGGCGTCATGGTCGTCAATGCGCCGACGTCGAACATCATCTCGGCCGCCGAACTCACCATGGCGCACATCCTCGCGTCCGCCCGCAACGTTGGCGCCGGCAACACGTCGTTGAAAAACGGTGAATGGAAGCGTTCCAAATACACGGGCGTCGAGCTGTTCGACAAGACGCTGGGCATCGTCGGACTCGGACGAATCGGCGCACTCGTCACGGCGCGCGCCGCATCGTTCGGCATGCATGTCGTGGCCTACGACCCGTACATCTCGGCCGCGCGAGCGTCGCAGATGGGCGTGCAGCTGCTCGAACTCGACGAGTTGCTGCAGACGGCCGACTTCATCACGGTGCATATGCCCAAGACCCCCGAAACCATCGGGCTCATCGGTGCGGACGCGTTGACCAAAGTGAAGCCGACTGCCCGCATCATCAACGTGGCACGGGGCGGAATCGTCGATGAAGAGGCTTTGGCGGCCGCGGTCGCCGAGGGCAGGGTCGGCGGCGCCGGCATCGACGTGTTCGCGGCCGAGCCCACTACGTCGTCGCCGCTGTTCGAGCACGACAGCGTCGTTGTCACCCCGCACCTGGGGGCCTCCACGCATGAGGCGCAGGAAAAGGCGGGCGTCTCGGTCGCCAAGTCCGTGCGGCTGGCGCTGGCCGGTGAGATAGTGCCGGACGCCGTCAATGTGGCAGGCGGGGTCATCGATGAGGACGTGCGTCCCGGCATACCGCTGATCGAGCGGCTCGGCCGCACCGTGACGGCGCTGGCCGGGCGGGGAGTGACGGCTCTCGACGTGGAGGTGCACGGCGAAATCTCCTCGCTCGACGTCAGCGCGCTGAAGCTTGCCGCGCTCAAGGGCCTGTTCAGCGATGTCGTGTCTGAGCAAGTGTCGTACGTCAACGCCGGTGTGTTGGCCGAGCGGCACGGCGTCGAAGTCCGGTTGCTCGCGGACGGCGAGTCGGAGGCGTTCCGCAATGTGCTGACGCTCCGTGCGGCCTTGCCGGACGGAGGTCAGATCTCGGTCTCGGGCACGCTGACCGGGCCCAAACAGATCCAAAAGCTGATCGGCGTGAACGGCTTCGACCTGGAGATCGGGTTGAGCGATCACTTGTTGATCTTCGAATATCAGGACAAGCCCGGAGTCATCGGGCGCCTGGGCAATGCGCTCGGCTCGGTCGACATCAACATCGCCGGTATGCAGGTGGCACGGGACGTCGAAGGCGGTAGTGCCTTGAGCGTGCTTGCCGTCGACGGCCAGGTGTCGCCGGATTTGATCGCCGACCTGGGTCGGGAAATCGGCGCCGATAGGGCTACCGCCGTCAATTTGGAAGAATAG